The window GGGTCCGCCGAAGCTCGCCAGGCGTTGCGTGACAAGAAATGTGTTGCCTTCGTCTATGACGATTCCTCTATCGGCTCGGCAATTGCTTCCGGCGAATGGGCAGACTTCGAAATGCCGCTGGCCTCCGAAGACGACAGCCCTTGGGGCCTGGCGGTTCCGAAGGGCGAAGAAAGCTGTGTCTTTGGCCGTTTCATGACCGGCATGCAGTACGGCTGGCATCAGGATGGCAGCCTGATCGAGTGGGAAACCAAATGGGGCATCAAACCGACGGCCTACCTGCAGAACCTGAACGCCAAACTGGCGGACCCGGTTGCAGAATAAGCATTGGCCATAGGGGAGACCGTCGGCATGACTGGTTTCGAAGCGTTTTTTGTGCAGCTTGCCGAGGATTTCCCGCGCTGGAATTTCATCTGGCTTTATGACGAGAAACAGGCCGGACGCATACTGTCCGGCCTGTGGATGACAGTGAAGCTCAGCTTTGCCTGTGTGCTGTTTTCATTGGTGATCGGCATTGCAGGAGCTTGGCTGCAAGGGGCCCGCAACCGCATCCTGCGCGCGGGTGTTCAAGGCTATATCCAGTTCTTCCGGAACACACCGCCGCTGGTGCAGCTGCTGTTCTTCTACTTTGCATTGGGTCAGTTCACGCCCGTGGTAACCGGTCCCGACGGCTGGACCGAGGTGCCAGTGATCTCAGCTGCCGGCTGGGCTATCATTTCGCTTTCGTTTTTTGCGGGGGCTTTCAACGTCGAAATCTTCCGGGCCGGGATCGAAGCCGTGCCCTATTCGACCCGCGAGGCCGCAGAAGCGCTGGGGATGAGCCGGACACAAACCTTTACCAATGTGGTCTTCCCGCTGGCACTGCGGGTGTCAATCCCGGCACTGAACAACAACCTCGTAAACCTGGTGAAGACCACCACCCAGGCTTTTGCCATCGCCGTGCCGGAGCTGCTGTATGAAAGCGTCTCTGTCTGGAACGATTTCCCATCGGCGCAGAACCCGACAATGCTGCTTCTTTTCGTTGTCTACCTGGGCCTGGTCGGGGTGCTGGTCTTTGGCATGAACTCCTGGGAACGCAAGATGAGGATACCGGGCTATGGCCAGTAACAACCTTCCGGGCATTACCGGCCCGGCCGGCACCGATCTGCCGGTCCTGAAACCCTATGTCCTTTCCGGTGGAACCTACGACGAGATGTTTCTGGTCCGTTGGCTGGCCAGCATCCCACCGCAGTTCATCCTGCTGATGTTGCTGGCCTGGCCGACCCTGGCTCTTGCTCAAACCGCCAGCCATGGCATGGGTGATGCCTTTGCGGCTCTTTGGCGCTGGATACCGTTTCTGACCTTTCAGGGCTTTGTTTTCAATGTCGTGATTTCGGTTTTTTCAATGCTGATCGGTACCTTCGCCGGAGCGGCTTTGGGGCTTGGTCAGATTTCCCAGAACAATTGGCTTCGGCGGCTGAGCTGGGGAGTTACCCAGCTGTTCCGCAATGCGCCTTGGCTGGTAATCCTGTTTATCGTGCTGCTGGCCTTTCCGTTTGAGATCGAAATCTTCGGCCTGGTGATCCCCGTCCCAGCCTGGATGAAGGCTGTCATCGGATTGTCCCTTCCGATTATGGCGAACATCTCCGAAATTGTGCGCGGAGCTGTGATGTCTGTACCGTCGGCACAATGGGAAGCGGCCGAAGCGCTGTCCTTCTCCAGGACGCAAACCCTGTGGCAGATCATTCTGCCGCAATGCTTCAAACGCATGATCCCGCCGTGGATGAACTGGTATGCCATCCTGACAATGGCGACCCCGTTGTGTTCGCTTTTGGGGGTCGGCGAAATCATCACCTTTTCGCGCCAGGCAATGGAGGCCGAAAACAACCGGCCTGAGCTTCTGGTGCCGTTCTTCGGGTACGCGCTGGTGCTGTTTTTTGCCTATTGCTACCCGATCGCCCGCATCACAATCGCGCTGGAAAAGCGCTTTGCAGTCAAACTCTGAAAGGTCCGGACGATGAATACTTGGACATCTGATCAGCCGATAATCTCCATCCGGGATGTGCGCAAATCCTTTGGGCAAATTGAAATCCTCAAAGGTGTCAGCATGGACATCATGAAAGGAGAGGTGATCTGTATCATCGGCCCGTCCGGGTCCGGCAAGTCGACGCTGATCCGCTGCATCAATGCCCTGAACGATATCCAGGGCGGTTCGATAACTGTTGAAGGCCAGGAAGTGCATGACGCACAGCTCGATCGGCTACAGCTGCGCAAGAAAGTCGGAATGGTGTTTCAGCAATACAACTTGTTTCCGCACAAGACCGCGCTGGAAAACGTGATGATGGCACCGGTAAAAGTGCTTAAGGAAAACAAGACCGAGGTCGAGGAACGCGCGCGCGCGTTGCTGAAAAAGGTTCGGCTGGAAGGCAAAGAGCACAGTTATCCCGGCGAGTTGTCGGGTGGCCAGCAGCAGCGGGTTGCCATCGCGCGCAGCCTGGCGATGCGTCCTGATGTCATGCTGTTTGACGAGGTGACCGCAGCGCTGGACCCGGAAACCGTAAAGGAAGTGCTGGTTACCATTAAGGATCTGGCGGCGGATGGGATGACTTGCATCCTGGTAACACATGAAATGGGGTTTGCCCGTGAAGTGGCTGACCACATCTATTTCACCGATAAAGGGGTGATCGTCGAGCACGGCTCACCTGAAACCTTCTTTGACAACGCCAAAGATCCGCGCACGAAAGAGTTTCTGAGCCAGATCCTGTAACTGCTGCAGGGCACAGAATGGCCGGACTGGCCTGCTCTGTTCTGAGATCCTTCGAGGAGCATGTTTCAGAAACCATTGCCGGTGCTCCAGCAAGGATGATCATTC of the Phaeobacter sp. A36a-5a genome contains:
- a CDS encoding amino acid ABC transporter permease codes for the protein MTGFEAFFVQLAEDFPRWNFIWLYDEKQAGRILSGLWMTVKLSFACVLFSLVIGIAGAWLQGARNRILRAGVQGYIQFFRNTPPLVQLLFFYFALGQFTPVVTGPDGWTEVPVISAAGWAIISLSFFAGAFNVEIFRAGIEAVPYSTREAAEALGMSRTQTFTNVVFPLALRVSIPALNNNLVNLVKTTTQAFAIAVPELLYESVSVWNDFPSAQNPTMLLLFVVYLGLVGVLVFGMNSWERKMRIPGYGQ
- a CDS encoding amino acid ABC transporter ATP-binding protein, which produces MNTWTSDQPIISIRDVRKSFGQIEILKGVSMDIMKGEVICIIGPSGSGKSTLIRCINALNDIQGGSITVEGQEVHDAQLDRLQLRKKVGMVFQQYNLFPHKTALENVMMAPVKVLKENKTEVEERARALLKKVRLEGKEHSYPGELSGGQQQRVAIARSLAMRPDVMLFDEVTAALDPETVKEVLVTIKDLAADGMTCILVTHEMGFAREVADHIYFTDKGVIVEHGSPETFFDNAKDPRTKEFLSQIL
- a CDS encoding amino acid ABC transporter permease: MASNNLPGITGPAGTDLPVLKPYVLSGGTYDEMFLVRWLASIPPQFILLMLLAWPTLALAQTASHGMGDAFAALWRWIPFLTFQGFVFNVVISVFSMLIGTFAGAALGLGQISQNNWLRRLSWGVTQLFRNAPWLVILFIVLLAFPFEIEIFGLVIPVPAWMKAVIGLSLPIMANISEIVRGAVMSVPSAQWEAAEALSFSRTQTLWQIILPQCFKRMIPPWMNWYAILTMATPLCSLLGVGEIITFSRQAMEAENNRPELLVPFFGYALVLFFAYCYPIARITIALEKRFAVKL